The DNA sequence TGGTAATTTCTCGGAGAAATCTTAGTTGTTGACGCGGGAAAGGTAGGAACCGTCGCGGGTATCCACCTTCAACACGTTGCCGGTCTCGATGAACAGCGGAACCTGAATCTCGGCACCGGTCTCAAGGGTGGCGGGCTTGGTGCCACCGGTGGAACGATCGCCCTGCAGGCCCGGGTCGGTGTGCTCAACGCGGAGGTCCACAGACAGTGGCAGCTCACCGAAGAGAGCCTCGCCCTCGTGGAAGGACACCTGGACACGCATGTTCTCCAGCAGGAAGCGTCCGGCATCGCCGAAGGCATCCTGGGAGAGCTCGAACTGCTCGAAGTTCTCATCATCCATGACCACGAAGGAGTTGCCATCGTTGTACAGGTAGGTCATGTCACGGCGATCGACGGTTGCGGTTTCAACCTTGACACCGGCATTCCAGGTCTTGTCCACGGTCTTGCCGGAGACAACATCCTTGAGCTTGGTGCGCACGAAAGCCGGGCCCTTGCCTGGCTTGACGTGCTGGAATTCTACGATCTGCTGCAGCTTGCCGTCGACCTTGAGGACGAGGCCGTTCTTGAAATCAGCGGTAGATGCCACGGTTGTGATCTCCCTTGTATATGGCGTAATTGGGTGCCCCACCCCCTTCATTGGGCATGCGAGAGCACTGTGATGATGGGTGAGGACTGATTAGCTCACCCAGATTACACCACCCGGAGGTCCTTACTCACCTTGGTGATGATTTCAGGTGCTCCGGCGGTGATGATCAACGTGTCCTCGATGCGTACACCACCTCTTCCCGGCACATAGATCCCGGGTTCAATGGTGAGCGTGGAGCCCTCTTCAAGCACACCGGTGGCTGTCTTGGATGCGGATGGCGCCTCGTGCACCTCCAGGCCGATTCCATGGCCCGTGGAATGAACGAAGTAGTCGCCGTATCCAGCGTCCTCGATGATCGCGCGGCAGGCGCGGTCGATGTCCACCAGCTGGGCTCCCGCGTAGGCGGCTTCCACGCCAGCGAGTTGGGCACGCAACACAACGTCGTAGATCTCAGTCTCAAACTCGCCGGCATCACCCATGACCAGGGTGCGGGTCATATCGGAGTTGAACCCGCGCGCGTGGGCACCGAAGTCAATGGTCACGAGGTCACCACGCTGGATGATGCGATCCCCCGCGCCATGGTGTGGCTTCGCGGAATTGGGCCCTGACGCGAGGATCGTGTCAAAGCTGGGGCGCTCCGCACCGAGCAACCGCATGCGGTATTCGAGATCAGCTGCCACCTGGCGTTCACTACGACCCTCCGCCAACTCACCCGCGGTGAGCAGATCCTCAAAGGCCTGGGATGCCAGAGCCGCAACCTCGCGAAGACGGTCGAGCTCGAAGGGATCCTTATGCAGACGGATAGCTTCGATGTTGCCGGTGACCGGGATCAGGGTGACATCCTCCGGCGTCACTTCCCGGAGGGCATCCAGTTCAGCGACGGTGGTCCGCCCGGCTTCGAAGGCGACCCGGCGGGAGCCTTCGATCCTGGACAGCAGTGCCGTCGCCGATGCACGCTCGATGATCGCCTCGATATCGGGCACCTCCTCGGCGAGCTGGGTGGTGTACCGACCGTCAGTGCAGATGCGTGCCGAAAGATCCTTGTTCAACAGCAGCGCACCGTTGGAACCCGTGAAGCCACTGAGGTAGCGCACGTGGATGGGACTGGTCACCAGAATGGAATCGATGCGCTGGGCAGCCAACTTAGCCGCCAGTGCTCGCCTACGGGTGGCAAAACGTGTATCAGCCAGGGCCATGTGTGCCGCTCCTTCTCCCCCGTCATCGGGAACATGTCTCTACATTTCACTTAAAGGTTATAGCCAATGTAGTCGGCGAACTTCACCGATGCGGGAAAACACCCGTATGAGGGTGATCTAGCGATTCCGTTCCGCCAGGTAGTCCAGGGCGA is a window from the Corynebacterium faecale genome containing:
- the efp gene encoding elongation factor P, which produces MASTADFKNGLVLKVDGKLQQIVEFQHVKPGKGPAFVRTKLKDVVSGKTVDKTWNAGVKVETATVDRRDMTYLYNDGNSFVVMDDENFEQFELSQDAFGDAGRFLLENMRVQVSFHEGEALFGELPLSVDLRVEHTDPGLQGDRSTGGTKPATLETGAEIQVPLFIETGNVLKVDTRDGSYLSRVNN
- a CDS encoding aminopeptidase P family protein; this encodes MALADTRFATRRRALAAKLAAQRIDSILVTSPIHVRYLSGFTGSNGALLLNKDLSARICTDGRYTTQLAEEVPDIEAIIERASATALLSRIEGSRRVAFEAGRTTVAELDALREVTPEDVTLIPVTGNIEAIRLHKDPFELDRLREVAALASQAFEDLLTAGELAEGRSERQVAADLEYRMRLLGAERPSFDTILASGPNSAKPHHGAGDRIIQRGDLVTIDFGAHARGFNSDMTRTLVMGDAGEFETEIYDVVLRAQLAGVEAAYAGAQLVDIDRACRAIIEDAGYGDYFVHSTGHGIGLEVHEAPSASKTATGVLEEGSTLTIEPGIYVPGRGGVRIEDTLIITAGAPEIITKVSKDLRVV